The Tubulanus polymorphus chromosome 6, tnTubPoly1.2, whole genome shotgun sequence genome includes a region encoding these proteins:
- the LOC141906724 gene encoding uncharacterized protein LOC141906724: protein MPPPPKGQHRGGEGCGHLFGAWDNHDSCASCRRKSGQICARSNPCNICVVWSEDLWLRADKALKLRDRRRVSRDSSVSADVPTDVSNPVSYRKAERSPVVQVRSASQLRSPGKNAGSPAPVSGHSPVSGRSPVRPVRPVQTTCSEPSARRGSRERPAPVRSVPVRSGSGIGPVRSGSATGPVQTSSGTKHPVRSSSDSDRRSGDRARSPTRFRRRERNKRARSPSRRSRFDRERDYDRYCRKFRRRSSHRSSTSVSDESDSSSRSRSRSRDRHRSRHDRRDTGKYLTQKDFHVFEEKILNLLSSSQQVAATSTTGKPIPDCPVRSSPAHSVFRNSDSEFLDAAVGSDFNEDPVPEAAIPSGVVPVASNCGLPQTMGASLARNVSPSRSVLSEPAGDMPFRAMISEFFVKHGATRAKPTAAPLVGESMEAYRPPDSDLNVLRESSAVSREWARLDTQLWGECRPGTFSFPPPERGMKSGKYFSSTDPPIGAFRSAYYATPGAVDHSHNCLDADYTLISPDTVTAQSGIRLPKSGLVAMTSILDNLTRVGSFQDMALKVLTGELRETHAAVHAGSDPESVALKLEGMDRIIQSLARSVSHVIPLSVRGQANLVLASRQSVMDSSAKTRLPDMVSNALLRAPLGTSSRLFSGWCAPVSAELRKIREVQAKSNPRTPWKKRSGPTPAAQGSARTQTGPSQTSALSQAASDAGWRTSAQLQQSCQASSGRNSSGSYRGKGKAPKRGSVGGCLQQAATHWSDLFGDGWPSRVVSRGYRLRFLRRPRLMRSPPDMRPKPGQEALISPALKELAEKGAIEPVCNETSPGWFSRIFMVPKATGGQRTVIDLSSLNRHLDIPRFRMTKPKDVIQGLRPGQWAASLDLKDAYFQVPIHPKSRRFLRIKWKGRQFQFRSLPFGLSTAPWVFTKLVKSVQKVLQSRGVRLFVYLDDWLIVANSAQECREAMTSVLDLVHQLGFRVNREKSQLTPAQQFTYLGMDFDLRIGKVFPSMVRVAKLQEAVAGVSTTPRTARYWSRLLGSISSMGLVVPLGRLRSRRLQQYWKVFWSQSKGNWEALIPVPPTDLSPDLQWWAATTNLRLGVSLAPLEAPVRVFTDASHQGWGAHLENRVKAGKWSRYEATNHINFLEMLAVWKALKFFHRRVEGHHVWLATDNSTVRAYLQNQGGTHSETLTGLSAKILLWCQTKGVSLTVAHLAGKRNVMADALSRRGQAIATEWVLHQEVADRVRGIFGNPLLDLFATRFNRRCPLFVSPFPDAEAWGVDAFSLDWSGMHAYAFPPTPVLPRLLDQIERSVNCNIVLVAPCWPAQKWFLPLLNLLCDNPRILPNFPSLLSQGIFRHHPNSQWLNLLAWPLSSDPCQLQAFQNRLPPLSQDLSGHQQVPFTMPSGVILRIGVLQGKLIHAHPL from the exons atgccaccccctcctaagggtcagcatcgtggcggggagggatgcgggcatttgtttggcgcCTGGGACAACCACGATTCATGTGCGTCGTGCAGGCGCAAATCCGGTCAAATATGTGCAAGGAGCAATCCTTGCAATATTTGCGTCGTGTGGTCCGAGGACCTTTGGcttcgggccgataaggctcttaaactaagagatcgtcgtcgagttagcagggattcgtcggtttcggccgatgtgccaaccgacgtttctaatcctgtttcttatcgtaaagcggagcggtcgccggtcgttcaggtacgatcggcttcccaactccgttcaccggggaagaacgctggttcaccggcaccggtctccggtcattcaccggtctctggtcgttcaccggttcggccggttcggccggttcagactacatgttcggaaccgagcgcgcgccgcggtagtcgcgaacggcccgcaccggttcggtcggtaccggtccggtccgggtcgggcatcggtccggttcggtccggttcggccaccggtccggtccagacgtcgtccggtacaaaacatccggtacgttcatcgtctgattctgatcgtcgctccggggatagagctcgctctcccactagatttagacgccgggagcgtaataaacgagcaagatctccttctcgcagatcaaggtttgatcgcgagagggactacgatcgttattgtcggaagtttcgccgtcggtcttctcatcgttcgtcgacgtcggttagcgatgaaagcgattcttctagtaggtcacgatcccgttcgagggaccgtcaccgaagtcggcatgatcgtcgggatactggaaaatacctgactcagaaggatttccatgtatttgaggagaaaattttaaacttgttatcttcgtcgcaacaagtcgctgcaacttctacaacaggtaagcctattcctgattgtccggttagaagttcgccagcccactcagtttttcggaattctgactctgaattcctggatgctgcggtagggtctgatttcaatgaggatccggtcccagaggcggcaattccttctggggtcgttcctgtcgcaagcaattgtgggttgccccagacgatgggggcttccctggctcgcaatgtatctccgtcccgttcagttttatccgaaccagcgggggacatgccatttagagcgatgataagtgagttctttgtcaagcacggggcaactcgcgctaagcccacagcagctcctctggtcggtgagtcaatggaagcttatcgccctccggactccgatcttaacgttttacgggaatcgtcagcggtttcaagagaatgggctcgattggatacgcaattatggggtgaatgtcggcctggaactttttcatttccccctccagaacggggtatgaaatctgggaaatattttagttcaaccgatccacctataggcgcatttcgctcggcgtattacgcaactccaggtgctgtggatcacagtcataactgcctggatgctgattatactttgatcagcccggatactgttacagcacagtcgggtattcgtttgcctaagtccggtttggtggccatgacgtcaatcctggacaatcttaccagggttggttcgtttcaagatatggcacttaaggtgttgacgggtgagcttcgcgagactcacgccgccgttcatgcgggctccgacccagagtcagttgccctaaaactggagggaatggaccggattatccaatctttggctcggtctgtttcgcatgtaattccgttgtcggttcggggtcaggctaatctggtgttagcctcccgtcagtcagtgatggactccagtgccaaaactcgtctaccggatatggtgtccaatgctttgctgagagccccattggggacgtcttcacgtctcttctccggttggtgcgctccggtttccgcagagctgaggaagattcgggaggttcaggccaagtccaacccccgaactccgtggaaaaagcgttctggtccgacgccggcggcgcaaggttcggcacggacgcaaacaggaccatctcaaacttcagcgctttctcaggcggcttcggatgccggttggagaactagcgcgcaacttcaacaatcgtgtcaagcctcgtccggtcgtaacagttccggttcgtatcgaggcaaggggaaggctccaaaaaggggct cagtgggaggttgtctgcagcaggcagcaacccactggtccgacctctttggagacggttggccctcccgggtcgtctctcggggctaccgtctccgtttcctaaggcgaccgcgcctgatgaggtcacctcccgacatgcggccaaaaccaggtcaggaggccttaatctctccggctctcaaggaactggcagagaagggagcgatagaaccagtttgcaacgaaacttctcccggctggttttctcgaatattcatggtaccaaaggccacagggggtcaacggacagtgatagatctgtcatccctcaatcggcacctagacattccaaggttccggatgaccaagcccaaggacgtgattcaagggctccgtccgggtcaatgggcggcttcattggacctgaaagatgcttactttcaggttccaattcacccaaaatctcggcgatttctcaggataaagtggaaaggccgccagttccaattcaggtctcttccatttggcctcagtacggccccgtgggttttcaccaagttggtcaagtcagttcagaaggtacttcagtcaaggggtgttcgactgttcgtttacctcgacgactggttaatagtcgcgaattcggctcaggaatgtcgggaggcaatgacctcagtcttggacttagtccatcagctagggttccgcgtaaacagggaaaaatctcagttgacgccggcccaacagttcacttatctcggcatggacttcgatctccgaatcggcaaagtctttccgtctatggttcgagtggccaaacttcaagaagctgtagcgggagtgtccacaaccccgagaacagctcgttactggtcacggcttctaggctccatcagctccatgggtctggtggtgcccttaggccgcctcagaagcaggcgcttgcaacaatattggaaggtcttctggtctcagtcgaagggcaactgggaggccttgattcccgtacctccaaccgatctaagtccggatcttcagtggtgggcggccactacgaatcttcggctcggggtgtcactagccccgttagaggctccagttcgtgtattcacggatgccagtcaccaaggttggggggcacatctggagaaccgagtcaaagccgggaaatggtctcgctacgaggccaccaaccacataaatttcctagaaatgctggccgtgtggaaggccctgaagttctttcacaggagagtggagggccaccacgtttggttagccacagacaattcaacagtgagggcttaccttcagaaccaagggggcactcactcagaaaccctcacaggtctgtcggccaaaattcttctttggtgtcagacaaagggcgtgtccctgactgtggcacatttagcagggaaaaggaacgtgatggccgatgctctgtctcgtcgaggtcaggctattgcgacagaatgggttctccaccaagaagtagccgatcgggttcggggcatttttggcaatccgctgctggatctgtttgccacccggttcaatcggaggtgtcctctgtttgtgtccccgtttccagacgcggaagcgtggggggtcgatgccttctctctggactggtcggggatgcatgcgtatgcgttcccgcccacaccagtcctgccgcgcttactggatcaaatagagagatcagtcaattgcaacatagttctggtagcaccatgttggccggctcagaaatggttcctaccacttctcaacctactgtgcgacaaccccaggattcttccgaatttcccatcgcttctgtctcaggggatctttcggcatcatccaaacagccagtggttaaatctgctcgcctggccattgtccagcgatccttgtcagcttcaggcttttcagaacaggctgcctcctttatcgcaggatctaagcggccatcaacaagtaccatttacgatgccaagtggagtcattttgcggattggtgtgctgcaggggaaattgatccatgctcaccctctgtag